TTGATAAATACCATTACAGATATTATTATCATGGTATATAAGCAATTAAGCATCCCGCAATATTTATAGTCAGTAGAAACAGATCTACTAAAACCCTAGCAATACCAATTATCAAGCTAAACAAAAAAAGAACCCTAAAGAGACAATGTGAGAAACAAGAATACTCAAACTCAATCCTCAGCCTTGACGGACGAGGACGAATCCTCCTCACCAACCGCAGTTCCCACGTTATTCGAGTCTACTTCCGCCGAACCTGAAGGAGTGGAGTCAGTGGCAGCAGCAGCTCGGGCTTTGACAGTGTCGAGCATACGCTTGCTGATTTCCTTGGAATACACCTGGAGGATCTCGATGCCGTCCTCGTCGGTGGAGAAGGATGCGCCGGCGACCGAGAAAGCCTCCTCCTCGATCAACTTGGCCGCAGCGGAAGCCTCCTCCTTTGGGATGGTTCCATAGCGTTTGGAAAGGACGGATTCGGAGGATAGCGTCTCGACGAGACGGTTGAGGACGGCGTCACGAGTTCGTTGGGTGGGGGGCCAAATTTTAAAGGTGAGGTTGCTGAGTTTGGCGGCAGTGTCGTCTACTTGGGTTTGGGTGTGGTGGGGCTCCGTGGTTGGTGCGGCAGAGTCCTTAGCAGTGGGGGATTCAGGATCAGCCATTTGTTGGGGTGGAGAGTGAAGAACCGGATTTGTTTGGGAGGGGGAGAGCAGAGACGTATTTGAGGAAGGGGAAAGGGAGGTGGGTGGGGTGCGTGTGGGTTGAAATGAAAAGGACTCACCAGCTTTACTGTacttttaaatctgcatatgctCTAAATGCTATACattgtattcaattttttaacTTAACATCCAAATTTCATGCTTGCCCTCCTCTTTGATTTTCGTTTAAGGCAGGCAATTAACCACACAAGCAACCTTATCTTACTCAAACCCATCTCACCCCTTTGTAACGTAAGATGGCAGATTTTTCACTACATTTACCCCGCCTTCTAATCAATTATTAGATTATTtagataataattaatttttaaattttcttataatttatttttaaaataaatgaattttacaTTTACATTACAACCAACTCAACTTTGTATGtacttattttctaaattgtaaataatattaattataattatattttattgattATAGAAGTTAAATGTAATAATTGTTTAACGTCTACCTTTCAACTTAAATCCATTTTAAATGGGTAAATTTTATAGTTGGTCAtccaacttttataactttttattttggtcatcaaAAAACTAAAGTTTTCAAATATGGTACGTTTTCATTTGTCACCTACAGcgtgtttggttcgctgtaatgggtATGCGGTTACCCATCTATTATGCGCGCCCCACCCATTCCTGCGTTTGGTTCGGTGTAATGCCCTATTACGGGCTTATTACATTACGGATGTATTCGTGATATTCTCTGCTTGCTGGCCGATTTGCATTCCCTTCCAAAAACCACGATTACCCTATTACGGACGTATTCCCGAAAACCTTCTCTGTTTTACCCTCGCCGAAATCGACCTCCACCCTCTCCCTTCCAACATCAACAGAAGCTGTTTCTACAAAATCAcctccaccctctccctctccctccctCCCGAAATCGCCGCTCCCGTTTCACTTTCATCTTGGCATCTTTCGCTGACTCTACCGTCTCAAATCTCCGGCCCAATTGTTTCGGCAAGTGGTTCTTCTCTTTTTAATTTCATCTcggatttttattttcttcctcatgatttttaatttcttgtagcttttattttcttttttagcattttatttgtttattcccaCCGGTTATTTCCACCGGCCgaatattgtttatttttagaacTGATTTGCTTGTTCTGTCaaccaaaaacaaatttttgttcTTCAAATACAAATAAACCCTGAAGAAAACCTTTCCAATTCAATCAAGGTAAACATTGTCTTCCCTAATcccttttatgtttttaatgtttctGATGAAAGATTCAACAtttgtagaaattgaatcatgCATTCACCATTAACATGAGGTTTTAGAAAGTTTGATTCATCAAATTGAAACATGCAGTCACCTTTAATACTGATACGGTATTTTTTCTGAAAACTAAACTAGTTGAATTGAATCACAAATCATGCAATTCTGGTTTGAATCCAACTTTTCATTATGAAAGCCTATGACTTTAACATGCTTCTTGTATAGAGTGAAGCTCATTGTGTTTGGTTTGAATTTAGATGGAAGATTGTTTTGAATCTGATCTGCAGTCTATTGTTCTGCTGAAGTTTGTCTTATTTAGATGAGGGTGAAGTTTGTCTTATTTAGATGATTCTGATATGCATTCTAATGTGATTTCTTAGGTCAAATATCTGTATGTTGTTTGACATGGCTTGCATTTGGATGTGttcttatttaaatttgaatgtgttctATTTTGACATGGCTTGCAGTCTAATGTGATTTCTTaggtcaaattttcttatttaaatttgaatgtgttctGTTTTGATGTTGTCAATATTTCTATCAGATCATCATGTTCTGTCATCCAGCTTTAATTCTAGTTTATTCTTGTGCTTTTCCTTTGCTGCATGGAACTACAAGGTTTCAGTCCcataaattgagaaaataaatatGTGACTTGTGTTAGGAAAATATGTGTTCACAGCTGTGCATGAACATGCATTAATATTAGAAAGTTGTTTTTGTGTTTGTCATGAGATAATTTAGATTACACAGACATGTACTGTGTTTGATAAATCTGTGTAGGCACTTTGATTGAGCAAAAATGTTGATGGATTTATTTTCTCTGTCTATAGGAAATGAAGCTCTCTGTAGCAAAAATGTTTTCTTTTGTGAACTATGTTGTACAAGTTTTATCTTATTGCATTATTTGACTAAATACGTGCAGGTATGAGCCATTATCATTTACATTAGGCAATGAGTACTTTCTTCACGGCTACGGTCCAATATGTGCTCTTTCAGCTGATGTTGTTGCAAGTTTGGTTCCTCTAAGAAGCGACAGGTAATATTAAATCCATAGTTATATGTTAAATCGATTCCCTCTGTTCTTTATGTGTCTTGTTGGCGTTTTGTCTATATTTGGGTCATAGATCTTGACTTGCTGACAATGTTGATTTTGTATCTTTCGCAACTGTTTCGGCAAGAGATTATTGAAATGTTTCTTTGTTATTGAAATTTGGATTTTCatctacttttctttttcttctgttttgTGGTTTTACTGAGTTTGCAGTGGTTGATTTCTCTTTTTTAGCTCTGATTGATTTCTCTTTTGCAGCGGCTGACAATGCctttttaatgttgtttatagtgattgattttgattttacATCTACTCGTGTTTGTGCAAAGTGCTGTGTGAAGTGTATATGTTGGTGGTTTCAATCAAATAAGTTGGTTCTTTCACATGCCATATTCAATATCTTGAATGGGATTCTTCAAATGATATGGGAGACTGCTTTGGGGAAATATATGAAGATTTAAGACAAAATTCAATTGTCCTGTCATAGTTGATGCACGGCTTTCCTCTACATAACGGACTTTCAAAGTTAAACTATTTTATCTAGTTTTCATTTGGAGACCATGAtatcttttttaaattatttcaaaatatttttatacaatgtaattttaaagataacttattatttttatttaaatactcgctctattattattatttgaataaactATTTTATCTAGTGCATTTTTTCTATAATATTATCttaattgatattataaataatcttattaaatttttatattacttaaaaatttattagttgagaaaattttaacaatatgATAACCAATCTAAATAAAgggtaattatattattatagaaaattttaacaatatgATAAACAATATGATAAACCTTGTATACATTCTGTAATTAATATTGTATTTAGTTAATTTCCAACAGTTAAGAACCTGCTTATAAACTTTGAATGTATTTAGTAGAGCGTAAAAATAGAAAGATTGAgcgtaaaaatagaaagaaaaaaatctcAAAAGAGAAAATACATTCATTTTTCATCCATAATTAATGGAAACATTCTTCATCCCATGCTTAAGTTGTATTGGAAGATGAAAGGCAGTGACTTTACCTTTGATTAGGTGGGGATGAGAGCTTTAGAGATTAGTTGCTTGGATATCAACTATGAAGTCTGTTTTAACGTTATGATCCATATCACAATGTTTCTACCTCCTTatttattacaagtataattataTGTGGTATCGATTATCAAATAGTATTAATTTTAGatgattgataaagaaatgaatttcTTGTTGCaaatatatagttttaatttctattttgtaCTTTGTAATgattctaaatttgtattgttcatttttttatagtgtgttattgcttcctcttcttctttggaTTGTTTGACTGCTTCCTCCGCCCCCAGTTGAGCGTCTTCTTTTCACACAATCACtgtaagttctttggcaattaaattatttaattctattttactgttattgaaattatgataggagaaatgtgacccttttaCTACGATTTGACAATATGGAACACAttaatatcttgcagtaatgactcgtctgcctttaattgcacaaagtgtgaggtgtaaaagaattggtattgtattgacaatatggttggaaatctgtagaattgcgagTTGGTTCTTACTTACATTgagtgccagccttagcctacatagaccaaggattaggtcctatattttagatttttatgcaaaacgggattatgtgaaaaggcttgtatatgctagtgacgagacctgtattgaacaagttaggatgaatagattTGTCTTTTtcaaactatgtgagatgttacaaacgttaaggggattgaagtcgtcaaggcacatgcttgttgatgagcaagtgacAATGTTTTTACGTATCATTTcccatcaccttaaaaatcgagttatcaagcatcacttcaATAGGTTCGGAGAAACTGTTAGCAgatcatttcatagtgttttaaatgctatcatacgattacaagatgtgttatttaaaaagctAGGGCCAATTACAGCAGATTCTTCaaacacaaggtggaaatggtttaaggtattggactaagttttatatatagcttgtacataatttagttgatttagatttaaatttagtatcataactcaaggttttataacatgtaatatagaattgcttaggtgcttttgatggaacccacatcaagattagggttccaacagttcataaacctagatatcgaataCGAAAatgtgacatagcaacaaatatgctaggtgtttgtacacctgaaatgcaatttgtttatgttcttcctggttgggaaggttctgttgctgatggacgagttcttcgagatgccattagtaggagacatggactaaaagttccttatggtaaagtggatagttagaggactttgaattattcattaagatcaaacttttttgggaaattaatcattttttaaaaaaaattataggttgttattatctagttgatgctggatacacaaattgtaagggatttcttgcaccttttagaggacaacgatatcatttgaatgagtggtgtcagggttatcagccaagtactccacaagaattttttaatatgaaacatgcctcagcacgtaatgttattgaaagatgctttgggttattaaaaattagatggggaatacttaggagtccatcattctatcctgtaagggtgcacaataggatcattattgcatgttgtttgctccatgaTTTTATTTGAActcatatgagtattgatcctattgaagaagatgtgggagaaggattacctagtaatgtggtagatgacgatgaaccgaatatcgtcaatattcatccatcggatgcttaggctacttggaggatggaactagccaaccaaatgttcgatgaatggcaagcatctagaaattagttaggtttagggagaaaatgagtttgagttaatttgtttatgttattttatgtatctagtttgcgaaactttggtggtgtttttgtgttttttgtattgtactaaacttgttgaattagaatttgatttcttttcattcatcatgtgttataattttatacagtGTTGAgtttttgattcatgatattgaactcaattttaattttataaagtgttcccatttttattcatgatattaaacttaattttaatttgttttttttttcttaagataattatgtcaggtgttttagaatcaaatgtttcttcccaagcatctcgaggaaccaaaagaaaATGAGTTCCAGAAGAAGATACAGCattggtttcttgcatggtggacttgcacaatgttatgacatgcttaatggccaaaacacaaGCGGTTTTGGGTGGGATGatcataggcagctcgttgttgctgaagatgcggtttgggactcttatttaaaggtaagaattagttcaagtctttattatcttatttttaccaaacttataactaatatgatttcctcatttttatagagtcataaagaagTTGGTCAGTTTAGACATCGTAGTTTCCCTTACTACGACCaacttactgccatatacgcaagagatcgagcgactgggaaagatgctcaaacagccgctgatgttcttgaagaaataaatgctgaAGATGTACCTACTGCAGATAttaatgaagaaagaaacgaaTACTATGACTGCGATGCTAATgtctctttggatgacatggatgtttctgctaCGGAGCCGGAACCAGATAGAAACCAAGGGGTTTCCTCATCTTCAAAGAGGAAAAAAAGAATTCTGATGCAAGTGATCATTTTTCTTATTCAGTTCATgatgctgccactttattggTTGAAAACATGCGGGCCATTGGCGAACAAATCAATAAgagtattgcctccgatgtgGTAGTTCAACAAAGGTCAGAAGAATTCCAGACCGTCCAAGAAAAAGCTACAAATTTATATCCAACCTTATGTGAAATAGAAGGTTTAACTGTGGATGAGTGGTTTCGAGCATTGagtaaaattccagatcatccaactcaaatgctcgttttctttagtttaccttctgatgTGCGGTTGGAAtaggtcagaagatttcttgctgaccattaaaaattatggttttgttgatgatattttcgtaactttttttgtttgtaatatttgggatGGTATGTCATTACAATGTTCTAACTTTTTGATGTAGCAAAActgtataacatatggattatgacataaaatttcatgaatttcatttaaccttttattaatatatgaaaattatgtttacgcaaaatataattctaaagttatttattactgctaatattttttattgtagaatagttaaattatttgttccactaatgatattttagcacattaaatatgcattgaagtttaaaaataataaagtagattataaattatatttaataataattatttaaattatattttatagtattatatattatgattttagtaaattcatataagaatatttaatattaagaattttattaaattatatttaataataattattttaaattatattttatagtattatatattatagttttagtaaattcatataagaatatttattaacaattttattaaattatatttaataacaattatgttaaaatatgattaaattatttattatttattatttatattaataatcttattaaaatttaataacaataacaataatcatctacctaaaaaaaattctgctaagggtattctagtcattttagtttttttccttatgctattacacatctattctattcaaccaaacacaagaataccattacgcctctattccattccattcaaccaagcaaaagaattacctattacgcctctattccattacacttATTTCAGTCaatcatttttaataaatttttattttaatcacttatttttttaagaaaaataattttatatagacAATAGATTATGTTATTCGGCTACAAAAATGAAACTCAAGTTTTTCCTTCTAATACAATTTCTTTAAAAACTCAAGTAATTCCCGGAACTCACTAGAAAACCCCAAATATTCctttgtttataaaaaaaataagattaattttaaaaggagaaaattaaaaaaaaattaaaaatagaatgctttttttatgtaaaaacattggtagttacttaagtttttttttttatgaaaactcaagtaattttgaataaaaccccaaattatttccttttttaccggaaaaaaataaaaataaaattaaaaaaggaaaaactcaatgaaaaaaataagaaacaaaatttcCACACCAAATCAAAAAGAGTTTTTATTTGGTTGTAGGCTTCGGCTTCGGCGCATTTATTTGTGGGTTTAGAATGTAGCAAAGGGTCTTTAGTGTTTAACAACAATTGTAGCAAACAAAAGTAATTACCAAactatgtataaaataaaaaggattatgTCGCGATTTACCTTTCGATTTATACTAGCAATATCTACAATTTATTCATAAACATTCTTTTATGATCTCATCACAAAaactagatttaaaaaaaaaaaaaaaaaaacaaaggcgAGGATGAATGATGATGATACTAATGATCTTACACTAACCTTTGTAATCAACACAATCAATCATCATTCACGATTTCATCAGGATCTTCAAAGTTAGAATCCTTAACATCAAAAACGCGTTTCTCAACTCCGGCCCAAGTAAACTTCCCGCCATGACCACCTTTCTTTGACAATCTATTCATTCCAATACCAGATCTCTTATTTTTCCTCACATCCGACGGTTTTCtaggattttttattttagtgtttacattttttattttatttttagatttaaaattatttttcattatagTTTTTGAACCCAAAAGCTAAAGATGTTAAAAACAAGTGATGATCAATGAAAATGCACCAAGTGTGGAGTTTTTCTCATATCATTGATGATGTAGCTATTGACGAATGATGTGGCCATTGTTTGAATGTTGACTAGCATTGATAGTTAGAATTAACCTACACAAATTTAtatccattttttttaattctaaaaacgATTTATTAAAATTCACAACTTCTTGTGCCATGACTATGTTTTCTATAGTATTTTTGCCTGAGATAAAACTTACTTAGTTCTGAAAAATTAGCTTAACCATCAAAGGTCGCAATCTATAAGCAATGGTCTTAGTAATAATCTTATAAAGAATTGTACACAAACTTATCAATCTAAATTGATAAATTCTTTCCAGACTTTAGACCTTAGGTAGCAATACCAACAAAGTTTTGTTTAGATTAGGATCTAACAATTGACCCCCCAACGTCTACCTGACTAGCAAACAGACCAAAGGCCCAACAGTATCCCATTGAGATTGAAAAAAACTTCACCTGAAACCCATCCACCTCAGGTGTTTTCAAtggagatgtaacacccctaatccgtatccatCGTCGAAATAGAGTTACGGAGTATTATTAGAATTTACAGATCTAGTAAATAGATATTTCACATCATATAGTTTTCATATCAAAAGTCAATCATAAAGttccttatatgagccctcgaggcccaaaatacatgttagaaataagtcgggactaaaccgggtactcaacaaatttttcagaaaacattacaATTTTATAAAGGTGCAgcggacacacgcctgtgtggccaggctATGTGTCTTACACAATTATGAGacaagcccgtgtctcaggccgtgtgggcattcaaattagggacacacgaccgtgtcccaacccgtgtccaaaCTTGggagctctctgacttgggtcacacgcccgtgtgctaggccgtgtgagcatactaacttgcattaataaggtgcaggggtcactcggccaagccacacgcccgtgtgctaggccgtgtgataaaTTTTGAATATACTGACTtgtgtaaatttttaaatacaggggacacatagTCATGTCAaatgacacacggctgagacacaggctcgtgtctctgtccgtgtggacgaaaatagaacATTTCCAAACCACATTTCTCACCAATATTCGCATCAACCTAGACACATCATTTTAACACATCAACAAACCACAACAAAGCAACCAAACAAGCCCAAATCATGTCTTATACTTGACAAATCACCACATATATCCAAATAtccatacttaccaaattgaccaaatacatatatgcataattatGTCAAATATACCAATTCAAAACAATCATTAATATACTTATAAGATCACCATCACTCCAacttatcaaacacatatcaaacatgataaagccatatttatatatatacttacatatcaaaatatatcaaGCACAAGCTATTCAAAAGGCTAACCATAGCAAGACAATTACATGCCAGCGTTTGAcataattaacctatacatgccactataaccaaaattagtttgttatatatatatatatcgaaaaggccgatggatagtgtgatgtggctcCAACCAGCTTCCAGCCTTaacgagcttccgaattactataaaacaagagaaataaaacggagtaagcatttaagcttagtaagttcgtataatatggaatttaacttaccattatttcacatataaggtaagcatacaagaATTATCCAAACCAACTAGGCCAAAAgcttaaacacatatcctcatcataTTAGCCAAGTAATCACATATAATAGCCCTTAATCATGGATAAACAAAGTCATCAAGCAAGTTCTACATTCTAGTAACAACCAATTCATGCATCAGTATATCAGgcaatatcatttccatgtacttCATGTATATACGGGTAATAGTTCATTTCGAACTCATACtatctcatatcagaacttttcctgttgaactatttaaaatatcgttggatacacgggtaatacacacgaagtgtacaaatctgtaatccgtcaatttatATATAGGTATACCCATATGAGCATATAATCAggaagctctttcgagccatataacggaAAGCTCATGTAagctgtataacgggaagctcttGCGAGCCAAATATCGGGAAGCTCAAGAAAGCCATTAATGGAAACGCTCATGATAGCTAAATAACGAGAAGCTTGTGAGAGCTAGATATGATCATAGGTTGGGTTACCCGGTCCGACCCGACGGCTTGCCCAAAAAATGAGAGGAttcgagtaaaaatataggcccaaaatatgggtttggggAAAAAATAAGGCTCATTTAGAAAATAGACCGGGCTCgagtaaaacttttttggcccgggcctaacccgaattatatattaaatatttttttatttttaatcaaatatatattttatatatattaaatatatatttaatatgggtcgggccgagctgggctcgggcttagcaattttctctcgagccgggcttggacaaatttttaggcccatatttcaggccgaGCCAGGCTCGGGCCTAGAAACTGGGCATAAAATTTTGTCTGGATCACCTCTAGTGAGAGCCAAGTAtcgggaagctcgtgagagccaaatatcgggacgctcataaaagctgtggtgtgtccgcaacacatgcaggaccacaaccaatccgGGAACCTTTAATgacaatgtcatttgtatccatcaaatttcttaggttcaaacgggacttggTACTTGTCAGGTATTTTCGGATATGTGATCAATTCTTATACATGGCAATCATACATTTTAcaaacataaaattcaatttaaacatataagtataaaattttaattacacgaacttacctcgacaatgttcgtgaaTACAAAGgctactaatctgatactttttcttttcctcaatccaATTACGTACTAGGTGTATCCAgatctatacaaatgaatttagctcaatttaatacaattcacatCTGATCCAGTCCAATACACATctttgaaaaattactattttgcccctatacttttaattaactacaatttcgtccctaggctcagaaaatgaaattcatacaatttaatccttattccaagcctagccgattttcaTGTAAAgcaatagcagcccatgtatttcataaaattcagaattttttccagaattttttatcttttcaatttagtccctaaatcataatttcatcaaaattctctttacaaaagttgtttatctatcaataacctttcattttctaccataaaaatttatgattcaactatattcatccatggcaaaaccctagtactttgatagttttgcaaattaatccccgagatagctagattaagctattacgatctcggaaacataaaaatattaaaaacgggacaagaatactcacctaattaaACAAATcccataactagggtttccatgttttatttttaggaaatatgatgaaaatgatgatattttatcatttaattcatttatcatcttttattttatcatctttccaatttaaccctttacttttttaaaatttccaatgatgaatatcatccttatctactaactcctctaaatggtctatttgtcatataaggacctctaattttaaattccatagctatttggtacctttagctactagaattcaacttttgcactctatgtaatttggtcctttttatcaaattaaacatgaaattggtaaaattttcttaacaaaattttcatacgatatttctatcatactacatattataaaataatattaaaataaattttcttttggcctcggatttgtggtcctgaaaccactgtttcgatttcactgaaaatgggctgttataggAGACATACTAAAGAATGCCCCACGAACCTCATCGTCGGAAACCATTAATAGTAGATCCCCTTTCTCCTCGAATTTCAATGAAGGAAAGTTACCATAACATGGAAACACACCACTAACCGAATAATCCATTGTGTAAAGATCTTTATAAAAATTTACAACATGTTGCTTCAACTCCTCGTCATCAAAGCACCAATCACCATTCTCAATGACAAGCCCCTCTATCTTCCGCCTAGCCAATGTACGACTATGAAAATAACTCATACTCCTA
The genomic region above belongs to Gossypium hirsutum isolate 1008001.06 chromosome D05, Gossypium_hirsutum_v2.1, whole genome shotgun sequence and contains:
- the LOC107905611 gene encoding MFP1 attachment factor 1, with translation MADPESPTAKDSAAPTTEPHHTQTQVDDTAAKLSNLTFKIWPPTQRTRDAVLNRLVETLSSESVLSKRYGTIPKEEASAAAKLIEEEAFSVAGASFSTDEDGIEILQVYSKEISKRMLDTVKARAAAATDSTPSGSAEVDSNNVGTAVGEEDSSSSVKAED
- the LOC121217808 gene encoding uncharacterized protein: MSSRRRYSIGFLHGGLAQCYDMLNGQNTSGFGWDDHRQLVVAEDAVWDSYLKSHKEVGQFRHRSFPYYDQLTAIYARDRATGKDAQTAADVLEEINAEDVPTADINEERNEYYDCDANVSLDDMDVSATEPEPDRNQGVSSSSKRKKRILMQVIIFLIQFMMLPLYWLKTCGPLANKSIRVLPPMW